A region of Chitinophaga horti DNA encodes the following proteins:
- a CDS encoding SGNH/GDSL hydrolase family protein, translating into MNFSYLALGDSYTIGEAVPADERFPAKLASLLHIAEPRIVAVTGWTTDELAAGIEAADIQATYDLVTLLIGVNNQYRGRSLPEYREQFTSLLKQAIAFAGHKADHVIVVSIPDWGVTPFAAGRDQQQIAAEIDAFNAANKEIALAHGAQWIDITPFTREATADPALVASDGLHPSGKDYARWAAAIAPLVKR; encoded by the coding sequence GTGAATTTTTCCTACCTCGCCCTGGGCGATAGTTACACCATCGGCGAGGCCGTGCCTGCCGACGAGCGCTTCCCAGCTAAACTGGCGTCGCTCCTGCACATCGCGGAGCCCAGGATCGTAGCCGTTACCGGGTGGACGACCGACGAACTGGCCGCAGGCATCGAAGCGGCTGATATTCAGGCCACTTACGACCTGGTGACCCTGCTTATCGGCGTTAATAACCAGTACCGCGGCCGTTCCCTGCCCGAGTACCGCGAACAGTTTACTTCCCTGCTGAAACAGGCCATTGCCTTTGCCGGCCACAAAGCCGACCATGTGATCGTGGTATCCATCCCCGACTGGGGCGTTACCCCCTTCGCCGCCGGCCGCGACCAGCAGCAGATCGCCGCAGAAATCGACGCATTCAATGCCGCCAATAAAGAGATTGCCCTGGCCCATGGCGCTCAGTGGATCGACATCACTCCCTTTACCCGCGAAGCGACTGCCGATCCCGCGCTGGTGGCAAGCGATGGACTGCATCCCTCCGGGAAGGACTACGCCCGATGGGCAGCAGCGATCGCTCCACTTGTAAAACGATAA
- a CDS encoding LiaF transmembrane domain-containing protein — MNSYNRQQERKSSLWGGLILLVIGAFWLLRQLDLHIPHWVFSWQTVLIAVGILLGAKRNFTGAAWIILVCIGSIFLIDDIFDWNFSMSRFIWPLVFICAGIFLVVQSTERRRREIILQPGENADDYIANTSLFGGSTKVVFSKNFRGGYISDTFGGSEVNLSQADFNGIAVLDVQCLFGGSEITVPPHWEVRINVSSIFGGVDDARTKPVAINPDKILIIKGSCTFGGVSVKN, encoded by the coding sequence ATGAACAGTTATAATCGTCAACAAGAAAGAAAAAGTAGTTTATGGGGTGGACTGATCCTGCTGGTAATAGGTGCATTTTGGCTCCTGAGACAATTAGACCTCCACATTCCTCACTGGGTATTTTCGTGGCAGACGGTCCTGATTGCCGTTGGCATTCTGTTGGGTGCCAAAAGAAACTTTACCGGCGCGGCATGGATAATCCTGGTGTGTATCGGCAGCATTTTCCTGATAGACGACATTTTTGACTGGAATTTTAGCATGTCACGTTTTATCTGGCCGCTTGTCTTTATATGTGCAGGCATTTTCCTGGTGGTACAGTCGACCGAAAGAAGACGCCGCGAAATTATCCTGCAGCCGGGTGAAAATGCAGACGACTACATTGCCAATACCTCACTTTTTGGCGGGAGCACGAAAGTGGTATTCAGCAAAAACTTCCGGGGCGGTTACATTTCCGACACGTTTGGCGGATCAGAGGTTAACCTGAGCCAGGCGGACTTTAACGGCATCGCGGTACTGGATGTACAATGCCTGTTCGGCGGCTCCGAAATTACGGTACCTCCACATTGGGAAGTACGCATTAACGTGAGCTCGATCTTTGGCGGTGTGGATGATGCCCGTACCAAACCCGTGGCCATCAACCCGGACAAAATACTGATCATCAAAGGCTCCTGCACCTTTGGCGGCGTAAGTGTTAAGAACTAA
- a CDS encoding DUF4288 domain-containing protein, which translates to MNWFVAKIVYQIICGQGVHQPQFDEQLRLISAGNKQEAWQKAASIGQQEQHSFLNQKKELVEWRFINVPELYALDDLKDGMEIYSRVEEPENETSYVALLQMKASQLQVPKVLALNL; encoded by the coding sequence ATGAATTGGTTCGTTGCAAAAATTGTTTACCAGATCATCTGCGGACAAGGTGTTCATCAGCCGCAGTTCGATGAGCAGCTGCGCCTTATCAGCGCGGGCAACAAGCAGGAAGCCTGGCAGAAAGCCGCTTCCATCGGGCAACAGGAGCAACACTCGTTCCTGAACCAGAAAAAGGAACTGGTGGAATGGCGCTTTATCAACGTGCCGGAACTGTACGCGCTGGACGATCTGAAAGATGGAATGGAAATTTATTCCCGCGTGGAAGAACCGGAAAATGAAACTTCCTACGTAGCGCTTTTACAGATGAAAGCATCGCAATTGCAGGTACCAAAGGTTTTAGCACTTAACTTGTAG